One Mangifera indica cultivar Alphonso chromosome 4, CATAS_Mindica_2.1, whole genome shotgun sequence genomic region harbors:
- the LOC123214200 gene encoding B3 domain-containing transcription factor VRN1-like: MAETPSHFFKVILPSSLKDKKLGIPEMFVRKFGDELSAVATLTVPNGRAWKVGLIKDGQKIWLHEGWQDFMEYHSIRAGYFLVFKYIKNSDFNVLIFDMTACEVNYACNGKDASNEKRNSIHQDDEVATEDYPTPNPLFTPSRSKVFHGCTSRHPYREMRTLYRENWEKQTEDIQRKRQKMEGMEVMSESREPKLNLTTKYNSRRSVHRKRQQRKSVERFVPCQVDKDMDRTGRTKFEKAKHNGKGEHQTVVSKYKVEIKNNSNRVGEHSSEGDNKISKIEQKELLAILEDMGIYFTRKYGHITAEERERAISAAKLLKPKKPSFMVIWQSNNLRNARVYVPLKFSTRYLRDVSKHVKLQYSDGTKSVAKMIWYDSTCYISKGWTRTTSDRYFKTGDICNFELVSMKDVLFKVSAFSASIE; the protein is encoded by the exons ATGGCGGAGACACCTTCACATTTCTTCAAGGTTATCCTCCCCTCCTCCCTTAAAGACAAGAAACTG GGGATTCCGGAAATGTTTGTGAGAAAATTTGGAGATGAACTTTCTGCGGTTGCTACACTCACGGTACCTAATGGTCGTGCTTGGAAAGTGGGTTTGATAAAAGATGGGCAAAAGATTTGGCTACATGAGGGCTGGCAGGATTTTATGGAATACCATTCAATCCGTGCTGGATACTTCTTGGTTTTCAAGTATATAAAGAATTCAGATTTTAATGTTCTTATATTTGATATGACTGCCTGTGAGGTTAACTATGCATGTAATGGTAAAGATGCAAGCAATGAGAAAAGGAACTCAATACACCAAGATGATGAAGTGGCAACTGAGGACTACCCAACTCCAAATCCGTTGTTTACTCCTTCAAGAAGCAAAGTTTTTCATGGATGTACAAGTAGACACCCATATCGGGAAATGCGCACTCTTTACAGGGAGAATTGGGAGAAACAAACTGAAGACATTCAAAGAAAGAGGCAGAAAATGGAAGGGATGGAGGTGATGAGTGAGTCAAGGGAACCCAAATTGAACTTAACTACAAAGTACAATTCAAGAAGATCTGTGCACCGCAAAAGGCAACAAAGAAAAAGTGTTGAGCGTTTTGTGCCATGTCAAGTAGATAAAGACATGGACAGGACTGGTAGGACTAAATTTGAGAAAGCTAAACACAATGGAAAGGGTGAACACCAAACAGTAGTTTCCAAATACAAGgttgagataaaaaataattccaaTAGAGTTGGTGAACATTCTTCAGAGGGAGAtaataaaataagcaaaatag AACAAAAGGAGCTGTTGGCTATACTTGAAGATATGGGAATTTATTTTACTAGAAAATATGGCCATATTACAGcagaagaaagagagagggcAATCAGTGCTGCTAAGTTATTGAAGCCTAAAAAACCTTCATTTATGGTGATCTGGCAGTCAAATAACCTACGTAACGCTCGTGTG TATGTGCCGCTCAAATTTTCCACTAGATATTTGAGAGACGTTAGCAAACATGTTAAACTACAGTATTCTGATGGAACCAAGTCAGTTGCTAAAATGATATGGTATGATAGTACATGTTATATAAGCAAAGGATGGACTAGAACTACAAGTGACAGGTACTTTAAGACAGGTGATATCTGTAACTTTGAGCTGGTTAGCATGAAGGATGTTCTTTTTAAAGTTTCAGCATTTTCTGCTTCTATAGAGTAA